Within the Mastacembelus armatus chromosome 10, fMasArm1.2, whole genome shotgun sequence genome, the region GAAGTTGGCTCCAGTCCTACTGTCTCGTGGAGTACTTGTAGATTGGGACATGGCAAGTTCATAGAATTAATTGCAGCATTTGCAACCTATCAATTGAAAAATCTCTTACGTGTAACTTTTGGCATTTTCAGAGACCAATTCAGCTACACACCAGTCATCTAAAACCAACCTTCTGGATGATTCCTGTGGACTTGACTCCCTAAGGCCCCCTTCTCACTCTGTAAAACCCCTCCAGAGATCAGAGGTTTCCTTCACAAACAAGGTGTTCCAAAGctcaccccctccaccaccttcaAAACGGCACTGCCGGTCCCTTTCTGTGCCAGAGGACCTGTCCCAGTGCCGCTCCACTTGGCATCCTAGTGCATCCAAGGTTTGGATCCCGGTCAAACGTGGCTGTCAAAGTGGAGAAACATCTATTTTAGGGTCTGGAGCCAGCTCTTTGCCATTATGTCGTCCCAGTTCCTCCTTCACATCTTCCTCCTTGCACTCATCTTCTAGCCCTACCTTCTTTAGCTTAGCACTGTCCTCTGACTCCCCACTACCATGGACCTTTCCATGGGACCCCTGTGATACACTCAAAGGAGCCTGCTCTTCCTCATTTGCTACTCCTTCTTCATGCTCCTCTTCACCGGCTCCGCTGATTTCTCACCCAGTGCAGCATCGTCGCTTTTCCCTTTCACCTGTGCATATTCAGGATGCTTCTGTTGTGCTCCTGCCCCCCCAGCCCACCACTGCTTCTGCTTTGGCATATGGCTGTTCTGGCTTGGAGCAGCCAGCCTTGtctccatctcccacttcaGCTTGCAGTACACCATCCTCATCTAGGCGTGACCTGCAGCCACCACTGCCTCGATGTCACTCACAGCCTTGCGACATGCGTAAACCTCGCTTGAAGAGGCGCCATGATCCAGATGTCCTGCCCTGCCCCAGGCCAGGTCTTGATTTCAGCAAGATGACACAGGTGAGTAACAAAGTCCAGTGGGCAGTTTCTGTCCCACTCTTTATGTGGGTGTATATATTGAGATTTACATAGCTGCTGGTATCTGTAACTAATCAGCAGGCTTGGGTTCACCTGTATCCATGTTTTCTGTACTCTGGCTCTTGGAGGGCATTAGTAGACTTCCAGGAGCACTAAACCCTTTTAAATTTCTGGCTCAACACAGCCATGCTTGACCTCTACATCAGCAGCTTTCTAAGAATTTGAACTGCCCAGATATTTCCATGTTATCTTATTCACACCAGTGTAATCAGATTTGGGCTGTGGGCTTTTGTTATTGGTGCAGGtgattttgtcatttatgtAATGTTTAAATCAGAATCAAATCAGTCTCTGTTGCAGAAGTAATGGTGTTTAAGTTAATCCCTTGTTTGACCAGCCAAGCCCATTAACTCTGCTAACATTAATCGGTAGTTAATCAAACAGACACTTCCTGGCGTTGCTACTGCAtccacaaatgttttattaccTTTAGGTGTGGATCCTGAAGACAGAGGGCCAAATCAGTTGTCATAATGAGCATTAAAAATGAGACTGGGCCTATGTTGAATGCTAGAATTGTCACAGTAACATGGCACTCCTGATgcttcttttcttctgtgtaGATTGGTAATCGTGAGAGCCTAGTGTGTGGTACAGGTGGCTCCACAGTTCCAGTGTCTTCCCAGGCAGAGCAGCACTCAGCCTTCTCCCCTGCTGAGTTCCTGGGACGAGCCAGCATTGGGCCACTTAGCGaaagtgaagaagaggaggaaggagatgaaagaaaaaggacTGGAATAGATGGAggtcaaaaaaatgtttttgaaagagATTGCACTGAACTGGACTTGAACCTTATAGAAGAAAACTGACCACTCCTTGGTGCTTCTAGTCTGATTACTGCATTCATAACCATGTCAAGCACACCTTAGACTCTGAGTGCT harbors:
- the LOC113144876 gene encoding protein FAM53C-like — encoded protein: MVTLITEQLRKQSLEEPYHKAFTFNVNVSLPEVGSSPTVSWSTCRLGHETNSATHQSSKTNLLDDSCGLDSLRPPSHSVKPLQRSEVSFTNKVFQSSPPPPPSKRHCRSLSVPEDLSQCRSTWHPSASKVWIPVKRGCQSGETSILGSGASSLPLCRPSSSFTSSSLHSSSSPTFFSLALSSDSPLPWTFPWDPCDTLKGACSSSFATPSSCSSSPAPLISHPVQHRRFSLSPVHIQDASVVLLPPQPTTASALAYGCSGLEQPALSPSPTSACSTPSSSRRDLQPPLPRCHSQPCDMRKPRLKRRHDPDVLPCPRPGLDFSKMTQIGNRESLVCGTGGSTVPVSSQAEQHSAFSPAEFLGRASIGPLSESEEEEEGDERKRTGIDGGQKNVFERDCTELDLNLIEEN